One part of the Polyangiaceae bacterium genome encodes these proteins:
- a CDS encoding membrane dipeptidase, producing MPGLPNRRAITGFSAIGACCLTLCLSACERQPSQAANPAPPAPEATPLPEASMHAPDAPPPPPPTPEEHAADLAKRFIILDGHVDVPHRLFSQKEDGKPVADVSEKTDEGNFDYPRAREGGLDAPFMSIYVAARYERNGAYKHAEELIDMVENLARTHSDKFALAKSPAEVRANFQAGKVSLPMGMENGSPIEGKLSNVEYFQKRGIRYITLAHSKDNHISDSSYDDRHVNKGLSAFGKQVVKEMNRVGIMIDVSHISDDAFWQVMALSKVPAIASHSSCRHYTPDWPRNMSDEMIQALAKAGGVIQINFGSGFIDDEARKQSSKLWNVLGVQAKAKHLVHGTSAYSAFAEDFWKTHPIKRATVEQVADHVEHVVKIAGVDHVGLGSDFDGVGDTLPIGLEDASAYPNLIKVLIERGWSDADIEKLCSGNVLRVWQKTEDYAAAQRKP from the coding sequence ATGCCAGGCCTCCCGAATCGGCGCGCTATCACCGGCTTTTCTGCGATTGGCGCGTGTTGCCTGACACTTTGCCTGAGCGCATGTGAGCGGCAGCCCAGTCAGGCGGCCAACCCCGCGCCTCCAGCGCCTGAGGCCACCCCGCTACCTGAAGCCAGCATGCACGCGCCGGACGCGCCGCCACCTCCTCCGCCGACGCCAGAAGAGCACGCGGCGGATTTGGCGAAGCGGTTCATCATCCTCGACGGCCATGTCGACGTCCCGCACCGACTGTTCTCGCAGAAGGAGGACGGCAAGCCAGTAGCGGATGTCTCTGAGAAGACGGATGAGGGCAACTTCGACTACCCGCGGGCGCGCGAAGGTGGTCTCGATGCTCCGTTCATGAGCATCTACGTCGCCGCCCGCTACGAGCGCAACGGCGCGTACAAGCACGCGGAGGAGCTCATCGACATGGTGGAGAACCTCGCGCGCACCCACAGCGACAAATTCGCGTTGGCGAAATCGCCAGCCGAAGTCCGAGCGAATTTCCAGGCGGGAAAAGTGTCGCTGCCGATGGGCATGGAGAACGGTTCGCCGATCGAAGGCAAGCTCAGCAACGTCGAGTATTTTCAGAAGCGGGGCATCCGCTACATCACCCTCGCCCACTCCAAAGACAATCACATCTCTGATTCGTCGTACGACGACCGCCACGTGAACAAGGGACTGAGCGCGTTCGGCAAGCAAGTCGTCAAGGAGATGAACCGCGTCGGCATCATGATCGACGTCTCCCACATCTCCGACGACGCGTTCTGGCAGGTGATGGCGCTGAGCAAGGTGCCAGCCATCGCGAGCCACTCGAGCTGCCGTCACTACACCCCCGACTGGCCGCGCAACATGTCCGACGAGATGATCCAGGCGCTGGCGAAAGCAGGCGGCGTGATTCAGATCAACTTCGGCTCGGGCTTCATCGACGACGAAGCACGCAAGCAGAGTTCGAAACTCTGGAACGTCTTGGGCGTACAGGCGAAGGCCAAACACCTAGTGCATGGCACGTCTGCCTATTCGGCGTTCGCAGAAGACTTCTGGAAGACGCACCCGATCAAGCGCGCCACCGTGGAGCAGGTCGCTGATCACGTCGAGCACGTCGTGAAAATCGCCGGAGTCGATCACGTGGGCCTGGGGTCTGACTTCGATGGGGTTGGCGACACGCTCCCAATCGGTCTCGAAGACGCCTCCGCCTATCCGAACCTGATCAAGGTGCTGATCGAACGCGGCTGGAGCGACGCGGACATCGAAAAGCTGTGCTCGGGCAATGTGCTCCGAGTCTGGCAAAAAACCGAAGACTACGCCGCTGCCCAGCGAAAGCCCTGA